Within Chlamydia pneumoniae TW-183, the genomic segment AATGGCATCCCTTGGTGTATTGCAAAGTATCTATAGCCATCGCTTTGCTAAGTACTAACTTTTCAGCAAACGGAGAGCATTTAACCCCACAATCACCGTACTTCCCTCATGAAGAATTACCGCGAGCCATAGAGGAATGATCCCTAACGATGCAGGCCAGGAGACTAAAAGAATAATAGCAAGCGCTAGTGCAAGGTTCTGCGAAACAACTTTTTTCGTTTGTTTTGCTTTTTGAATGATCCAAGGGAGGGACGACAAGGAGTCGTGCAGGAGAACAATATCAGCAGCTTCTATTGCTGTAGCGCTTCCAGCTTCTCCCATAGCAATGCCTACAGTAGCTTGTGCTAAAGCAGGAGCATCATTAATTCCATCGCCGACCATCATAATTTGACGTTGTGTTGCAAGCTCGCGTATTTTCGCTAACTTATCCTCAGGGGTGAGATCGAAAAATACCTCAGAAATTCCTAAAATTTCCGCTGTATTTTCAGCACTGACTTTATGATCTCCCGTGAGCATGCTCACGGGATAGCCGAGATCTTTGAGATCTTGAATGATTTCTTTAGCTTGAGGACGAGGAATATCTCGAAAATAAAATAGAGCAAAACTATTCCCAACATACGCTAGAGAACAAATCTCCCCATGTTGCTTCGCCTGATAAATTTTTTGTTCTATATCTTCAAGATACTCAGAAGGCACCTTCCCTAGTCCTGTTTCTACCCGACCTACAAAAGCTTCTTGTTCATTGAAATAGCCACGAACCCCCTCTCCAGGAACTGTAAGATACCGATCTGCAGGAAGCGAGGATACCTTCTGCTCCATAAGGTAAGAAACAATAGCCTCAGCAATCGGATGAGATGAAGACTGCTCTAAAGCTAATACTGAAGGGAAAAAGGTCTCATTTTTAGAACCGAAGTAGTCGCAACCTATACAGGTAAGCTCGCCAGTCGTTAACGTTCCCGTTTTATCCATCACTACAGAATTACAAGAAACTAAACGATCTAAAATCACACCGCCTTTCAGGAGAACCCCATGTTTCGCACAGGCATTGATAGCACTTAAATAGGCAATAGGAATCGCAATGATCAAAGCACACGGAGACGCTGCAATAAGAAACGCTAGGGCACGGTAAAATGCACTCTGAGGTCCTAACAATGGAATGGAAGTAAATAAAGGAACCAAAAGGGCAATTCCACAGGCAATTGCAAAAATAGAGAGAGCATATACTGAAGAATATTTATCTAAGCGTTGCTGTAACCTAGGTTTAGAGTTCTGTGCCTGAATGACTAAATTGATAATATGAGCGATGGTAGAATCCGATCCCGTACGTAAGACACGAAGATCGAAACTCCCTTCCATATTATGGGCTCCCGCAGGAACAATCGACCCTGGATGACAGGATTTAGGAACTTTTTCTCCAGTAAGATGCATGAGGTTGATAGAAGAAGAACCATGAAGGATTTCTCCGTCCAAAGGCACAACCTCGCCACTTTTAATGCGTAGGATATTTCCAACCTCAATCTTGTTGATTGCGACTTTTTGTAAGTTGCCATCTTCTAAGACAAGCCAACCCGTAGTAGGAGCGAGCTGCTTCAAAGAGACTAAAGTGCTCTTTGCTTTCCCCGATACCATCTGTCCCAACGCTTCTGAAATCGCAAACAAGACAAGAAGCAAGGCTCCTTCTAAAGCTCCTCCAATAAAAATAGAGCCGAAGGCTGCTGATGTCATCAAAATATCAATGTTCACTACCTTTTGACATATGTTATCTAACGACTTAATCAGAGCAGGAGTGCCAGCAAGAAAAAATGTAAATACTACAAATAAGTTAGAGAGATTTTTTGCATGGAGCCAGAAACTTAGAAGAGCAATCAAGTAGGTCCCTAAAGATAAATACGCCGATTTTAAAGGAAGATTGTGACTCAATTTGCGATTTTGTTTAGATAGAAGGGGACTCGTATCTTCAGACATCCCTGATTCAAAAAATGTATTCACTACTTCTGCAGAAAATGAAGTGAAAAACAAACGGGAGAACACGTAGCGACCTGTTATAATAATTTCATTAATGATGAGATAATACTCGCGGAAGTGATGAAGATCCCTAACACCCAAACCATTTCGGAAATTTTATCGTTTTTTAGAATTTTAGCTTTTAGGAAGGAAAGAACCAGAACCATAAGAGCAGAAAAGACCCCTGCAAGGGTGTAGCTGATGCATAGGACTAGTGGGAGGAAAATGGCAAGCCCACATAGACCTCCTAATATTCTAGATCCTCCTTGAATCAGGGGATGAGGAAGATCTTCTTTTCGAATGTAAAGCTCTTCTCGAATCATCGTATCTAGTAGTAGGGTAGAATCGGAACAGACATATTCTACCATCTCTTGGAGGAGAGGGTCTTTAAACCCTTGATTCTCAAACAAAATCCGGAGTTCTATTTTTTCTTGTTCAAAATTCTCTTCAATCTCGTTTTTCTCTTCCAGCATAGAACGATGCGAGAGTTCCATATAGGCCCAAGCTTTTCTTGCTTTTAAGCATCCGTGGTAAAATGTCCAGCCAACGCCTAAAGATATTAAGGATTTTACTTGAAGCGCACGATTCGTAGGAATTAAGAAAAACAACGTCCGAATGAAAAAAATAAAAACGCCAGTAGATAAAGCATTATTAGCTAAGTGATAGAAAAACCCTTTAAAGGTTGTATGGGGCTCCCCTTTACAGACTCTGTGCTTGTCTCTAACATGCTTTATGTGGTCCTCTGGAGTGCGTGATTTAAAGTGGTCATGTGGATCCTGAGTCATAATTTTCCTTAGAATTTGATGCTGTCTACAGTCTGATGTGTTCTCACTGGTCTTTGGGAAGAAGAATCTCCAACCCTCCTAAATAAGGACGAAGGACTTCAGGAATAACCACAGAGCCATCAGCTTGTTGGTTATTTTCTAAAATAGCTACCAAGAGACGTGGTGTTGCCAGACCTGAACCGTTAAGAGTATGAACAAACTGTAGTTTCCCTTGGCTATCTTTATAGCGTGTCCCAGAGCGCCGCGATTGGAAATCCGTACACTGAGAAATAGAAGACACTTCATAAAAAGCTTTTTGTCCTGGCAACCAGACCTCAGCATCTATAGTCTTGGATGCTGTAAAAGACATATCCCCCGTAGAAAGCAAAGAAAGACGATAAGGCAACTTGAGCTCTGTCAGCATTTCTTCAACAATACTAAGCATTTTTTCATAAGCAATATCATCTTGATTGGGTGTTGTAAAGGCAAACATTTCTACCTTATGGAATTGATGCACCCGCACAAGTCCTCTCTCTTGAGCTCCTGCAGCACCTGCTTCTCTTCGGAAGCACGGAGTGCACGCAGCATAGTAAAGAGGAAGTTCTTTTTCTGTTAAAATGTCTTGGGAACGAAACCCATTAAGAACGACTTCCGCAGTGGGGATCAGATAGAGATACTGCTCTCCGTCCTCAACACGATAGTATTGTCCATCAAATTTCGGAATCTGCCCAGAGCCAAATAAAATTTCTTTCTTCACTAATAAGGGGGGAAGCCAGAGCTGAAATCCATGAGCTGCTTGCTTCTGTAACATATACGTAAGAAGAGCCCATTCCAGAAGAACACCACGATTTTTATAAGCAGGCCATCCTGATCCTGTCGTTTTTGCTGCTGCTTGGAAATCTAAGATGTCTAACTCCTGATTTAGCTCTAAGTGATGCTTCGGAGGAAAGGAAAATATAGGAAGGTCCCCAACACTTTTAATGACTTGATTTCCCGCTTTGTCCTCGGATACAGGAATGTCGTCAGCAGGGTAATTAGGAAGATGGCTCAGCAATTCATGTAGTTGAGCGTTTTTTTGATCGAGGTGCTGCTCAATTTTTTCAAGATCCGCAGCAAGAGTCTCTACCTCTTGAATTAAGTTTGTCGCGTCTACCCCTTGCGTTTTAGCTTTATGTATATCTTGAGATAAGAGGCGTCTTTGTGCTTGTAAAGTTTCTGAATCCGTCTTGAGTTGACGGACCTCTTTATCCAAGGAGAGTACAGGTTCTAAAGAAATTTTTGGATCTTTTTTACGAAGTCGAGTTTCACATTCTTCGGGAGTCTTGCGTATAATTTTTATATCCAACATGCTTGTCTCATTGTTAAGTAGAAGTGTGCAAAAGTGAGAGTATATGGAAGATTTCTCTGAGCAACAACTCTTTTTTATGCGGCGTGCTATAGAAATCGGAGAAAAGGGTAGAATCACAGCCCCCCCAAATCCTTGGGTAGGGTGTGTGGTCGTTCAAGAAAATCGCATCATAGGGGAGGGATTTCATGCGTATGCTGGAGGACCCCACGCTGAAGAGCTCGCCATACAAAACGCCTCTATGCCTATATCAGGATCCGATGTCTATGTTTCTCTAGAGCCTTGCTCTCATTTTGGGTCATGCCCCCCATGTGCGAACTTACTAATCAAACATAAGGTCTCTAGAGTTTTTGTTGCTCTTGTTGATCCTGATCCCAAAGTCGCAGGTCAAGGAATCGCCATGCTACGTCAGGCAGGGATTCAGGTCTATGTCGGTATTGGAGAGAGCGAAGCACAGGCGTCTCTACAGCCGTATCTATACCAAAGGACCCACAACTTCCCTTGGACAATATTGAAAAGTGCCGCAAGTGTTGATGGTCAAGTTGCCGATTCTCAAGGGAAGTCTCAATGGATTACTTGTCCAGAGGCTCGTCATGATGTGGGAAAATTGCGAGCAGAGTCCCAAGCCATTCTTGTCGGTTCTCGTACGGTTCTTAGTGACGATCCGTGGCTCACAGCAAGACAACCTCAGGGAATGCTCTATCCCAAACAGCCTCTACGTGTCGTCTTAGACAGTCGTGGGAGCGTCCCTCCTACATCAAAAGTCTTTGATAAGACCAGTCCGACTCTGTATGTAACCACAGAACGATGTCCTGAAAATTATATAAAAGTTTTAGATTCCTTAGACGTCCCCGTTTTACTCACAGAATCTACCCCATCAGGAGTGGATCTTCACAAGGTCTATGAGTATCTTGCTCAAAAAAAGATACTACAGGTTCTTGTAGAAGGAGGCACCACACTACATACGTCTTTGCTAAAAGAAAGATTTGTTAATTCTTTGGTTCTTTACTCTGGGCCTATGATTCTTGGGGACCAAAAGAGACCTCTAGTCGGAGTATTAGGAAATTTGTTGGAATCTGCCTCTCCTCTAACTCTGAAAAGTTCCCAAATTTTAGGAAATTCTTTGAAGGTCGTATGGGAGATTTCCCCTCAGGTTTTCGAGCCCATAAGGAATTGAAAGGAAAGGATTTTTAGAGTAGCATGCTTAGCATCGGAATCCGTTAATGCGAGGGAGTCAATGATAGAAACTCGAGAAGAGGTAGGCTCTGCAAATTTTGTTTCTTTAGAACGAGCTATTGAGGATTTAAGAGCAGGAAAATTTGTTATTGTTGTTGATGAAGCTTCGAGAGAAGATGAAGGCGACCTGATTATCGCGGGAGAAAAAATTACAGTTGAAAAGATGACGTTTCTTCTCCAGCACACCACAGGAGTGGTTTGCGCTGCTTTAAGCCAAGAACGTCTCTTAAGCTTGGATCTTCCTCCCATGGTTAAGGATAACCGTTGCCGTTTTAAAACTCCCTTCACTGTATCCGTAGATGCTGCTCACGGGGTGACTACAGGAGTTTCTGCCGCAGATAGAACCAAAGTCGTTCAGTTATTAGCAGATCCTAAGAGCAAACCCGAAGATTTTATTAGCCCAGGACACTTTTTCCCCCTAGCAAGTTCTCCAGGAGGAGTGTTAAAACGAGCAGGTCATACAGAATCTACTGTTGACCTAATGGAGTTGGCAGGACTGCAGCCTTGTGGTGTACTCGCAGAATTAGTGAACGAAGACTACTCTATGATGCGATTGCCTCAAATTTTAGAGTTCGCAAGGAAACATAATATTGCAGTGATTCCCGTGACATCGATCATTGCTCATCGCATGCTCTCCGATCGTTTGGTTTCTAAAATCTCTTCAGCACGCCTCCCTACAATTTACGGAGACTTTACGATTCATGTCTATGAATCCTTATTGGAAGGAATGCAACATCTTGCTTTGGTAAAAGGCAATGTTGCTGGAAAAAGTAATGTCCTCGTACGTGTCCACTCAGAGTGTGTCACAGGAGATATTTTAGGATCTAAGCGCTGTGATTGTGGAGAACAATTGAGTTCAGCAATGTCCTACATTGCTGAGAAGGGAACTGGTGTTCTTGTTTACTTGCGAGGGCAGGAAGGCCGAGGGATCGGTTTGGGCCATAAAGTACGTGCTTATGCTTTGCAAGATAACGGTTATGATACTGTAGATGCAAACTTAGCTATGGGATTTCCCGTAGACTCAAGGGAATATGGCATAGGAGCACAAATTCTTGTTGATCTCAAGTTGACAACCATAAAATTAATCACTCATAATCCTCAAAAATATTTTGGGCTTCAAGGTTTCGGACTTAGCATCACAGAAAGAGTTCCTCTTCCTGTTCGCATTTCTGAAGACAATGAGCAGTATTTAAGAACAAAACAGGAACGTATGGGACATTGGCTAGATCTCCCATGCTGTAACAATCGGGTACAATAATTTTGAGGAGTATATGAAAACATTGAAAGGACATTTGTCTGCAAAGAATCTACGTATTGCTATTGTCGGCTCCTGCTTTAATCAAGCTATGGCTGATGCCCTAGTTTCTGGTACTCAGGAAACTTTTTTGAAGTTTGGAGGGAGCGAGGACGGCTTGATGACTATCCGTGTTCCCGGAGCTTTTGAGATTCCCTGTACGATCAAAAAACTTTTATCTTCTGAAAGAAAGTTCGATGCTATTGTTGCATGCGGCGTCCTAATTCAAGGAGAAACAGACCATTATAACCAAATTGTAAATCAAGTAGCGGCAGGTATTGGTGCTCTCTCTTTGGAATTTTGTCTTCCCATAACCTTGTCCATAGTTGCAGCTCCTTCTGCAGAAATCGCTTGGCAAAGATCAGGTATTAAAGGACGTCATTTGGGAGTTTCTGGGATGACGACAGCTATAGAAATGGCAACGTTATTCACTCAAATCTAGTTCTTGTAAGAACGTATACGTCCCACAAAATTTGTGGGACTCTTCCTTCTACAGATTGATGCTGACAGCTCCATTTAAATGGATGCGAACTGCGATACTCTCAGCAAAGACATCCAAGCCTCCCGAAGACAATGTCGTCTCAGAAAAATCTAACACAGTCCCTTGCGGGAGAAGTTGTTTATTTAGCATTTCTCTATGAGAACGTAAGCTTTTTACCAATAAGGATAGCATTGTCGAGTATAATTGACGTAGACGATTTTCTGGACTTACCGTAGATCCATGAGTCGCGACCGAAAGTCCCGCAACTAAACTGGGAAGACCACGAAATGTTAAAGGAATATGCTCTCCTTGTACTGTATAGAAACTGTTAACAAGATTCTCAGCTTCATCAGAAGGTAAATTTTTAAAACTCCACGCCAAAGTACTCGCTTCCGACGGAGAGAGATTCATTAATGTTGCTAAGCGAACCAAAGTCATGTCCGTTCGAGAGGTTCCCTCAAAACCTAAACGATTCGCTCGATAAGTAAAATAACGAGAGAATGCCTCTTCTATAGTCGCATGCTGCTGTAACATGGAAAGTAGAGGAGCAAAGTTTATATAGAACTCTTGAGAACAGTTCTTGTCTCCACAGGTATCTAAGCAATACAGGTACAAATCTAAGATCGCAAGAGACCGACGTGTTCTCCAAGCAGAAAGCAGCTGCGCACTAGGAACCTCTGTTAAGTTCAGTAGAGAATCGTAGTTGCCCAAACGTCTTAGAGATAACAAGACTTCTTGCTGTTCTGGAGAAAGCCTCGCATAAGAAGGACAAAGTTCAGGGAAAGTACGCAACACATGTAACGCCTTTGCGTAAAAGCTCTGTGGGCACGAGTCTGTGAAATAAGGCTTAAACGTGGTGACAGCTTTTGCAGAGCAGCCTACATGTCTGAGCACGATCGCTGTTTCTAAAATTCTCAAGGTATTATCGAAACTCTTAGGAGAATTTAAAAAGAACAATAATTGTTTGTGCGCCGTCTGGAATTGCTTAAATGTCATACCTCCTTCTTCAGAAGGGAGGATCTGAGAGAGCTGCATGTAAGATTGACGAGACCCCTGTATCAAAAGATGTAGGTGAATCATACTGCGAATCGCAATGTCTAAAGCGGGGACTTTTTTATTAAAGAGCTTTTCAGAATAGGCCATATCGATAGGAGTCGATGTGAGAAGAGGAGCCCCTCCAGATTCCGTAAGCCAAAGAAGCTCAGGATACTGACGTAGTTTTTGTTCTATCCAAACCTCAGAACCAATTTTAACCTTTGTCTGCGAGTTCGTCTGTAGAGATCCTTGGGGGCCAGCATAGCCGATAGAATTGCATCCCATAAGTAAAGCTAATGGGAAAACCAAGACTTTGATTTTAAGAATTTTTAACATGGAAGCCTCTTCTCTATCACGTTGCTTTGTTAATATCTTTAAATTTAAAGAGATTAACTAAAAACCCCATTTTGATAACAAAATGCCCAATAACAAATCAACTTGAGAAACGCAAGGACGTTTTCCTCGGAAGAATTAAAGATTCCAACATAAGGATTTAGTTATGTTAATAACTTAATAATTTATTTTTGTAATAAATAGGCCTTTTTAAAAGGAAAATGTGTTATAATCTTTAAAATTAAATTTTTATTTTAACTAAAAATAATGAAAAGAGTCATTTATAAAACCATATTTTGCGGGTTAACTTTACTTACAAGTTTGAGTAGTTGTTCCCTGGATCCTAAAGGATATAACCTAGAGACAAAAAACTCGAGGGACTTAAATCAAGAGTCTGTTATACTGAAGGAAAACCGTGAAACACCTTCTCTTGTTAAGAGACTCTCTCGTCGTTCTCGAAGACTCTTCGCTCGACGTGATCAAACTCAGAAGGATACGCTGCAAGTGCAAGCTAACTTTAAGACCTACGCAGAAAAGATTTCAGAGCAGGACGAAAGAGACCTTTCTTTCGTTGTCTCGTCTGCTGCAGAAAAGTCTTCAATTTCGTTAGCTTTGTCTCAGGGTGAAATTAAGGATGCTTTGTACCGTATCCGAGAAGTCCACCCTCTAGCTTTAATAGAAGCTCTTGCTGAAAACCCTGCCTTGATAGAAGGGATGAAAAAGATGCAAGGCCGTGATTGGATTTGGAATCTTTTCTTAACACAATTAAGTGAAGTATTTTCTCAAGCTTGGTCTCAAGGGGTTATCTCTGAAGAAGATATCGCCGCATTTGCCTCCACCTTAGGTTTGGACTCCGGGACCGTTGCGTCCATTGTCCAAGGGGAAAGGTGGCCCGAGCTTGTGGATATAGTGATAACTTAACCTTCTAAAGCTCTCTACAACTAAGCTTCCTTTCCCCAAAACAATAGGGAAGGGAAGCCCAGAAGTTTTTCTCTTTGGCCTTCCTGAATTTTCATAATCAATCGCAACAGGAGAGACAATGTTATATTTTATAGAACAGCTAAATAAACTGAGTACGTCGTTTTGTGTATTCCCTATGATCTTATTGTTAGGGGGGTTCTTGACATGGAAATTACGCGGTTTACAGTTCCACGGGTTAAAGCTCGGCTTTAACTTGATGCTTCAAAATAAATTGGATGATAGTTCATCAAAAGCTAACGAAGTTTCTTCGTACGAAGCTGTAGCCGGAATCCTAGCAGGAAATTTTGGCACGGGAAATATCGCCGGAATGGCTGTCGCCTTAGCTTGTGGAGGTCCAGGCGCCCTGGTCTGGGTCTGGCTTGCAGCCCTCCTCGGAGCTATCGTCCAATATGCTGGCTCCTATTTAGGTTCAAAATATAGGAAACCTGAAGGAAATACAGGAGAATTTATAGGAGGACCCATAGCCTGCCTCGCTTTTGGCATGCGTAAAAAAATACTCGCAGGATTCTTTGCTTTATTCACTATCATGACAGCCTTCTGTGCAGGAAACTGTGTTCAGGTAAGTTGTATCGTTCCTCTCTGTGCAGAAGGAACTCCAGGAAAACTCCTCGTTGGAATTCTACTAGCTCTCGTAGTGATCCCCGTGTTAGCAGGAGGAAATAACCGTATATTAAGATTCTCTGCTCGTGTGATTCCCTTCATAGCAGGATTTTACTGTATTTCTTGCGGGATCATTCTCTTCCAACATGCCTCGGCTATTCTTCCCGCAATCAAACTGATATGCTCTTCAGCATTCGGCATTAAAGCCGGACTCGCTGGAATCGGAGGCTATACTCTTTCGCAAGTCATCTCTACAGGGATTAACCGTGCTGTCATGGCTACAGATTGCGGCAGCGGAATGGTATCTATTTTGCAAGCAAATACAAAAAGCAAAAATCCTGTTGTAGACGGACTCGTTACTCTAGTCCCCCCAGTCATTGTGATGGTTGTTTGCTCTATTACAATGCTCGTTCTAATTGTCTCAGGAGCTTACAGCTCAGGAGCCCAAGGAACTCTAATGGTCATGAGTGCCTTTAAAAATAGCCTCGGCTCTCTAGGTAGTGTGATTGTTATTCTCGCTATGGCCCTATTCGGATATACAACAATATTGACATGGTTTGCTTGCGCAGAAAAAAGTTTACAATATATGATCCCAGGAAGACGAGCAAATCTATGGTTGAAGGCTATATACGTCTTGATCATTCCTCTAGGGGGTGTTATCGATATGCGTATGATTTGGGCCTTATCTGACACAGGTTTTTCTGGTATGGTCATTCTGAACTGCATAGCTCTAATCGCCTTACTGAAAGATGTACTATCCACAAACCGCGATGTTGCTTTGCTTAAAGAACGCGAGTGCTCTGTTGCAGATCCTGTGCGTAATCTAGATGCTTAAAGGAGAAGAATCATGCAATTATTGTCCCCAGCGTTTGCTTATGGCGCCCCAATTCCTAAGAAGTATACATGCCAAGGCGCAGGGATTTCCCCTCCCTTGACTTTTGTAGACGTCCCCGGTGCAGCGCAAAGTCTTGCTTTGATTGTCGAAGACCCTGATGTTCCTAAAGAAATTCGTAGCGATGGCCTGTGGATCCACTGGATAGTCTATAACCTATCCACCACAATTACTAATCTTGCCGAAGGAGCTGAAATCTTCGCTGTGCAAGGATTAAATACTTCTGGAAAGCCTGTCTATGAAGGTCCCTGTCCTCCAGATAAACAGCACCGCTACTTCTTTACTCTATTTGCTCTTGACGTAGTTCTTCCAGAAGAAGAAAACGTCACCCGTGATCAGCTATATGAAGCAATGGAATTCCATATTATAGAACAAGCAGAGTTAATGGGAACTTACGAGAAAAGTTAGAATTTATTCCTCTTCAGGAATAAATTCCTCTCGCTTCTTCCTGTGTTTCCAATATAGCGGGCCATAGTGATAGCAAATTTCTTGGCCCGCATATATCGGTGCTATTGTCCTGATAATCACGTGAAACAATCCCTCACTGAAAACCCCGATAGCTTCCGCATTAGGTTGTTCGCTGTGATTGATAAAACGTGTGACGTTTCCCTGCTTCCCACTATCAATAGTAAAATATCTTAAAGTGAATAAAGGCATCGGATAACGAAAACAATAATCGTTCTCATCCATCCAAATTGCCTGCCGGTGACGCAAAATTCCCGTGTATTCTCCGATATATGTCCAAGGAGCAATTTCATCACGAGCAAAAACTCCATACCCTACGTGCGCATTAATCCAACAGACAGAAACCGGTGGAGCTGGAGGACATAATAGATCTTGCTTGTGTAGTTTTCCTAACCACTTGGCTAGAGGAGAAATCAAACGACGTTTTTCCGATTTGTGACAAAGAGTCTCAATTTGCTGTTCTACCTTCCAGTTAGAAAAAACTAAAGAAGGAAGAAACCGAAAATGAAGAAGTTCACTCGCTCGGTCTAAAGAATACGGCTGGCTATCTCGCCAATCATTGTTCAAAGAAATGTGTATAGAAGAACAAGGTTCCGTAGTTACCGTGGACATGCAACCTCAAGACGAGAAAAGTATATTGGAGATGTAATGCCCTGCGCTAATGCAATTTCTGGTGCTATAGAAGTGATAGAAGCTATCGATTCAGATACTGTAGAAAGTGCTAGCTCCGCAGTGTTACACTCGGTAGACAGGTGAGCAAGATATAACTTCTTTAACTTCGGAGTGATAATCTTTTGTAAAAGCTGACCACACTCTTGGTTAGAAATATGACCTAATTTACTCAATACACGCTTTTTGTAAACATCAGGACGTTGAGATTGACGTACCAATTCAGGGGAATGATTGGACTCAATTAATAAGTAATCACAATCATAGAGTTCATGTGTGATCCAAGAGGTGACCCAACCTAAATCTGTGCAAAAACCCAGTTTCTCTTCGCGATAATGAAAAATAAAAGCCACAGGATCTACAGCATCATGAGGTACATTGAACGTCTGTACTTCGAGATCTTGAAAACAAAATGAAGACCCTGTGGAAAATATTTTGAATTCTGGATGGCTATCTAGTAGATGGCATAAAGCACGAGCCGTCTCCAAGTTGCAAACAATGGGAGTGTTATACGCCTTAACAAAACTTTTAATCCCGGAGATATGATCAGAATGTTCGTGCGTA encodes:
- a CDS encoding cation-translocating P-type ATPase — encoded protein: MFSRLFFTSFSAEVVNTFFESGMSEDTSPLLSKQNRKLSHNLPLKSAYLSLGTYLIALLSFWLHAKNLSNLFVVFTFFLAGTPALIKSLDNICQKVVNIDILMTSAAFGSIFIGGALEGALLLVLFAISEALGQMVSGKAKSTLVSLKQLAPTTGWLVLEDGNLQKVAINKIEVGNILRIKSGEVVPLDGEILHGSSSINLMHLTGEKVPKSCHPGSIVPAGAHNMEGSFDLRVLRTGSDSTIAHIINLVIQAQNSKPRLQQRLDKYSSVYALSIFAIACGIALLVPLFTSIPLLGPQSAFYRALAFLIAASPCALIIAIPIAYLSAINACAKHGVLLKGGVILDRLVSCNSVVMDKTGTLTTGELTCIGCDYFGSKNETFFPSVLALEQSSSHPIAEAIVSYLMEQKVSSLPADRYLTVPGEGVRGYFNEQEAFVGRVETGLGKVPSEYLEDIEQKIYQAKQHGEICSLAYVGNSFALFYFRDIPRPQAKEIIQDLKDLGYPVSMLTGDHKVSAENTAEILGISEVFFDLTPEDKLAKIRELATQRQIMMVGDGINDAPALAQATVGIAMGEAGSATAIEAADIVLLHDSLSSLPWIIQKAKQTKKVVSQNLALALAIILLVSWPASLGIIPLWLAVILHEGSTVIVGLNALRLLKS
- a CDS encoding VIT1/CCC1 transporter family protein, translated to MTQDPHDHFKSRTPEDHIKHVRDKHRVCKGEPHTTFKGFFYHLANNALSTGVFIFFIRTLFFLIPTNRALQVKSLISLGVGWTFYHGCLKARKAWAYMELSHRSMLEEKNEIEENFEQEKIELRILFENQGFKDPLLQEMVEYVCSDSTLLLDTMIREELYIRKEDLPHPLIQGGSRILGGLCGLAIFLPLVLCISYTLAGVFSALMVLVLSFLKAKILKNDKISEMVWVLGIFITSASIISSLMKLL
- the serS gene encoding serine--tRNA ligase, with protein sequence MLDIKIIRKTPEECETRLRKKDPKISLEPVLSLDKEVRQLKTDSETLQAQRRLLSQDIHKAKTQGVDATNLIQEVETLAADLEKIEQHLDQKNAQLHELLSHLPNYPADDIPVSEDKAGNQVIKSVGDLPIFSFPPKHHLELNQELDILDFQAAAKTTGSGWPAYKNRGVLLEWALLTYMLQKQAAHGFQLWLPPLLVKKEILFGSGQIPKFDGQYYRVEDGEQYLYLIPTAEVVLNGFRSQDILTEKELPLYYAACTPCFRREAGAAGAQERGLVRVHQFHKVEMFAFTTPNQDDIAYEKMLSIVEEMLTELKLPYRLSLLSTGDMSFTASKTIDAEVWLPGQKAFYEVSSISQCTDFQSRRSGTRYKDSQGKLQFVHTLNGSGLATPRLLVAILENNQQADGSVVIPEVLRPYLGGLEILLPKDQ
- the ribD gene encoding bifunctional diaminohydroxyphosphoribosylaminopyrimidine deaminase/5-amino-6-(5-phosphoribosylamino)uracil reductase RibD; its protein translation is MEDFSEQQLFFMRRAIEIGEKGRITAPPNPWVGCVVVQENRIIGEGFHAYAGGPHAEELAIQNASMPISGSDVYVSLEPCSHFGSCPPCANLLIKHKVSRVFVALVDPDPKVAGQGIAMLRQAGIQVYVGIGESEAQASLQPYLYQRTHNFPWTILKSAASVDGQVADSQGKSQWITCPEARHDVGKLRAESQAILVGSRTVLSDDPWLTARQPQGMLYPKQPLRVVLDSRGSVPPTSKVFDKTSPTLYVTTERCPENYIKVLDSLDVPVLLTESTPSGVDLHKVYEYLAQKKILQVLVEGGTTLHTSLLKERFVNSLVLYSGPMILGDQKRPLVGVLGNLLESASPLTLKSSQILGNSLKVVWEISPQVFEPIRN
- a CDS encoding bifunctional 3,4-dihydroxy-2-butanone-4-phosphate synthase/GTP cyclohydrolase II, with product MIETREEVGSANFVSLERAIEDLRAGKFVIVVDEASREDEGDLIIAGEKITVEKMTFLLQHTTGVVCAALSQERLLSLDLPPMVKDNRCRFKTPFTVSVDAAHGVTTGVSAADRTKVVQLLADPKSKPEDFISPGHFFPLASSPGGVLKRAGHTESTVDLMELAGLQPCGVLAELVNEDYSMMRLPQILEFARKHNIAVIPVTSIIAHRMLSDRLVSKISSARLPTIYGDFTIHVYESLLEGMQHLALVKGNVAGKSNVLVRVHSECVTGDILGSKRCDCGEQLSSAMSYIAEKGTGVLVYLRGQEGRGIGLGHKVRAYALQDNGYDTVDANLAMGFPVDSREYGIGAQILVDLKLTTIKLITHNPQKYFGLQGFGLSITERVPLPVRISEDNEQYLRTKQERMGHWLDLPCCNNRVQ
- the ribH gene encoding 6,7-dimethyl-8-ribityllumazine synthase translates to MKTLKGHLSAKNLRIAIVGSCFNQAMADALVSGTQETFLKFGGSEDGLMTIRVPGAFEIPCTIKKLLSSERKFDAIVACGVLIQGETDHYNQIVNQVAAGIGALSLEFCLPITLSIVAAPSAEIAWQRSGIKGRHLGVSGMTTAIEMATLFTQI
- a CDS encoding lipoprotein, giving the protein MKRVIYKTIFCGLTLLTSLSSCSLDPKGYNLETKNSRDLNQESVILKENRETPSLVKRLSRRSRRLFARRDQTQKDTLQVQANFKTYAEKISEQDERDLSFVVSSAAEKSSISLALSQGEIKDALYRIREVHPLALIEALAENPALIEGMKKMQGRDWIWNLFLTQLSEVFSQAWSQGVISEEDIAAFASTLGLDSGTVASIVQGERWPELVDIVIT